Proteins encoded in a region of the Babesia bovis T2Bo chromosome 4 map unlocalized Chr4_2, whole genome shotgun sequence genome:
- a CDS encoding splicing factor 3B subunit 2 family protein encodes MGQETIAQREDSTLIKELRKRNENTAKNYLKKLKRKKRTSQEQQSDVKAHGTLLKEKLREHFLEFEKRQQDAADIDVEYVTPESLDPEFQEVFQRFAQLERISLDLEPLPEEHVEDKDDGFDSSDEEEEDESRRTMSKKKKLKLMNRPTLAQLKQMADKPEVVEFWDTTAADPRFLVWLKAQRNSVPVPSHWSDKLRYMQTRRIYDKPVYKLPSYIEDTKIAEIRSALIQKEANKTLRQKQREKVRPKSHRMDINYQILHDAFFKYATKPPMTRYGDVYYEGKEMELRMRHYKPGKMSDRLKKALGVGENAPPPWLINMQRFGPPPSYPNLKIPGVNAPLPQGASFGFHAGGWGQLPTDDSGNPLFGYIDSNYYEDNHINKDLWGELPPDVEEDNEDEDSDSSEEAQEEGSEVVAPVADVPIPVVATGVDTPLEVRSNIDPPRTLPRKAYTVLEPKAGKGSTGSLFGSHVTYSMPPVATPITPITGKPGTATPLGGLVTPSLQIDSNITAHGVMQQLKFHETKAKLVHEAAGQVVPEATETRRVKKKKEFKF; translated from the exons ATGGGTCAGGAAACTATCGCTCAAAGGGAGGACTCCACCCTTATTAAGGAATTGCGTAAGCGTAATGAAAACACAGCTAAAAACTACTTGAAAAAGCTG AAAAGAAAGAAGCGTACGTCACAAGAACAACAATCTGATGTAAAAGCGCATGGTACATTATTAAAAGAGAAGTTGCGTGAGCACTTTTTGGAATTCGAAAAACGTCAGCAAGATGCAGCGGATATTGACGTAGAATACGTAACACCAGAGAGTTTGGATCCCGAATTTCAGGAAGTCTTCCAACGTTTTGCTCAGCTAGAACGTATATCTTTAGACTTAGAACCACTGCCGGAAGAACATGTTGAGGATAAGGATGATGGTTTTGATTCATCGGATGAAGAGGAGGAAGATGAATCACGTAGGACAATGAGCAAGAAAAAAAAACTGAAATTGATGAACAGGCCAACACTTGCTCAGCTGAAACAAATGGCAGACAAACCAGAAGTTGTAGAATTTTGGGATACAACAGCAGCTGATCCCAGGTTTCTTGTTTGGCTAAAGGCACAACGCAACTCTGTCCCTGTGCCATCACATTGGAGCGATAAGTTGCGATATATGCAAACTCGAAGAATATACGACAAACCAGTGTATAAGCTACCTTCTTATATAGAGGATACTAAAATAGCTGAAATCAGATCTGCTTTGATACAAAAAGAGGCTAACAAGACGCTTAGGCAGAAGCAAAGGGAAAAGGTTCGGCCTAAATCGCACAGAATGGACATTAACTATCAA ATACTTCACGACGCATTTTTCAAGTATGCTACGAAACCACCAATGACACGTTATGGTGATGTCTACTACGAAGGTAAGGAAATGGAACTTCGTATGCGTCATTATAAACCTGGGAAGATGAGTGACCGTTTAAAGAAGGCTCTTGGAGTTGGAGAAAATGCTCCTCCGCCATGGTTAATCAATATGCAGCGTTTTGGTCCACCGCCGAGTTACCCAAATCTTAAGATTCCAGGAGTCAATGCTCCACTACCTCAGGGCGCTTCATTTGGTTTTCACGCCGGAGGTTGGGGTCAATTACCAACAGACGATTCGGGGAACCCATTATTTGGATATATTGATTCTAATTACTATGAAGACAATCATATCAACAAAGACCTTTGGGGAGAACTTCCACCAGATGTCGAAGAAGAtaatgaagatgaagaCTCCGATTCATCTGAAGAAGCGCAGGAAGAAGGAAGTGAAGTTGTTGCGCCTGTGGCTGATGTACCTATCCCGGTAGTAGCTACAGGAGTTGACACCCCTCTGGAAGTGCGTTCAAACATAGATCCGCCACGTACATTGCCTAGGAAGGCATATACCGTACTCGAGCCGAAAGCGGGAAAAGGGAGCACAGGCTCGCTTTTTGGATCTCACGTTACATATTCCATGCCGCCAGTGGCAACTCCTATCACGCCTATTACCGGTAAACCTGGGACAGCAACTCCATTGGGTGGTCTAGTAACACCTTCGTTACAAATAGACAGCAATATTACGGCGCACGGTGTAATGCAACAACTTAAGTTCCATGAAACCAAGGCCAAGTTGGTACATGAAGCCGCTGGACAAGTTGTACCCGAAGCTACAGAGACGAGGCGTGtaaagaagaagaaggagtTCAAATTCTGA